TTATTACATATTAATACGCTCAAAGGTAAGGGCTACACACCTGCGCTTAAAGATGAAGAAGCTTATCACTGGGCTTCTGCTGATCTGCTGTCAGGTAAAGACAAGGCTGCTACTAGTCCGACAGCTAATTCGGTTGCCATTACTACTGTTGAAGATGAAATTAAGGCTGGCAAGCAAGCAATGATTATCAATGCCGCAATTCCACGCAGCTTTGGTCTTGATGAATTTAAAAATAACTATCCTGACCACTACACTGATGTCGGAATTGCCGAGCAAGAGTCCGTTGCCTTTGCCGCTGGCTTTGCTAAAGAAGGCGCAATTCCAGTTTTATTTGAAAACTCAAGCTTCTTGCAGCGTGCGTTCGACCAACTGTCACATGATGTAGCCGCCAACGATTTACCCGTTGTAATGGTCATCGGCAATAATGGCATCACTACCCAATCAAAAACTCACCTTGGATTATTTGATCAAGTGCTAGTAGCCAACTTACCTAACTGGATTTACCTTGCACCAACGTCCCTTACTGAAGAACGGGCCATGCTCAAGTGGGCAATTAGTCAACGCCAACATCCCGTTGCCATTAAGCTGCCAACTAAGCCAGTCCCAGAAGATAGCACTAATATTTTAACTGATTATAGTACCATCCATTACCAAGTAACTCCTGGTAAAAATGTTGCTGTGATCGCACTTGGTGACTTTTACCAGTTAGGCCATCAAGTCGCCGCTAAAATTGGCGCTACTTTAGTTAATCCACTTGCAGCCAATATTTTAGACAAAGCTACACTGGATAAACTAGCACAAGAAAACCAAGTCATTGTCACAATCGAAGATGATCTAATTGACGCTGGCCTAGGACAAAAGATTGCTTCATACTTGGGTAACAAAGACGTTAAGGTTTTAAATTATGGACAAAAGCGCGTCTACACCGATCAGTTGCCGCTTGAAACCAATTACCACGATAACCATCTTACTGCTAACCAAATTATTAGCGACTTAAATTCCTTATTATAATTAATTGCCAAACAAAAAGCAGCTGCTCAAATAAGCAGCTGCTTTTCTAGTGGTCAAACTTAATGCGTAACCACCGGGCGTAGAA
The sequence above is a segment of the Lactobacillus sp. ESL0677 genome. Coding sequences within it:
- a CDS encoding 1-deoxy-D-xylulose-5-phosphate synthase, whose product is MNKHPHYLLNQISGPDYLKKLTLPQLETLAEEIRTLIIEKDTAVGGHFGPDLGIVEMTIAYHYIFDAPKDKLIWDVSHQTYPHKMLTGRAQAWLDPDHYEDVSPYTDPNESPYDYYAVGHTSTSIALATGMAKARDLLGNHENITALIGDGAMTGGLAYEGLNNAAIEPHNLAIVVNDNQWSIDKNVGGLVTALKKLRDTNGKSPENPFTAMGFDYHYVADGNDIATMIAAFQQIKDVDHPILLHINTLKGKGYTPALKDEEAYHWASADLLSGKDKAATSPTANSVAITTVEDEIKAGKQAMIINAAIPRSFGLDEFKNNYPDHYTDVGIAEQESVAFAAGFAKEGAIPVLFENSSFLQRAFDQLSHDVAANDLPVVMVIGNNGITTQSKTHLGLFDQVLVANLPNWIYLAPTSLTEERAMLKWAISQRQHPVAIKLPTKPVPEDSTNILTDYSTIHYQVTPGKNVAVIALGDFYQLGHQVAAKIGATLVNPLAANILDKATLDKLAQENQVIVTIEDDLIDAGLGQKIASYLGNKDVKVLNYGQKRVYTDQLPLETNYHDNHLTANQIISDLNSLL